A region from the Thauera humireducens genome encodes:
- a CDS encoding TRAP transporter large permease, whose amino-acid sequence MIELFAAHIPELMFGSLILFLLTGFPVAFSLAACGLMFGFLGMELGLLPPSLFQALPLRVFGIIQNDTLLAIPFFTLMGLILERSGMAEDLLDTVGQVFGPIRGGLALAVIFVGALLAATTGVVAASVISMGLISLPIMLRYGYSPAIASGAITASGTLAQIIPPSLVLIVMADQLGRSVGDLYKGAFIPAFVLVGLYALFIIGLAIFKPTMVPALPPEARAYRQPDGSSGIRSLVVFGLLVSAVSMAFGLSYGDILSAIKGEDVTPALDETIVIALTGGTLLALVGALINKALGLGLLSRITERVTFVLIPPLALIFLVLGTIFLGIATPTEGGAMGAVGGMIMAWARGKLDMGLLKHALESTARLSCFVLFILIGSTIFSFTFTAVDGQIWVEHLFDKLPGGEIGFLVFVNTVIFILGFFIDFFEIAFILVPLLAPVADKMGIDLVWFGVLLAMNLQTSFLTPPFGFALFYLRSVAPAKDYLDRITNKRIAGVKTMDIYRGAIPFVIIQIAMVAALIAFPGLVTFGLDKKIEVDLDTIEINVQSGSEGGGGWGQQSDTWGGGGAAPADDGGAASEPAPADGQAPADSGTQSSEGFGTNQRGW is encoded by the coding sequence ATGATCGAACTCTTCGCCGCCCACATTCCCGAACTGATGTTCGGGTCGCTCATCCTGTTCCTGCTCACCGGCTTCCCTGTCGCCTTCTCGCTCGCCGCCTGCGGCCTGATGTTCGGCTTCCTCGGCATGGAGCTCGGCCTCCTGCCGCCGAGCCTGTTCCAGGCGCTGCCGCTGCGCGTCTTCGGCATCATCCAGAACGACACCCTGCTGGCGATTCCCTTCTTCACCCTGATGGGCCTGATCCTCGAACGCAGCGGCATGGCCGAGGACCTGCTCGACACGGTCGGTCAGGTGTTCGGCCCCATCCGTGGCGGACTTGCGCTGGCAGTGATCTTCGTCGGCGCGCTGCTCGCGGCGACCACCGGCGTCGTTGCCGCATCGGTGATCTCGATGGGCCTGATCTCGCTGCCGATCATGCTGCGCTACGGCTACAGCCCTGCGATCGCCAGCGGCGCAATCACGGCGTCGGGAACCTTGGCACAGATCATTCCGCCCTCACTGGTGCTGATCGTCATGGCCGACCAGCTCGGGCGCAGCGTCGGCGACCTGTACAAGGGCGCCTTCATCCCGGCCTTCGTGCTCGTCGGACTCTACGCCCTGTTCATCATCGGCCTCGCCATTTTCAAGCCGACGATGGTGCCCGCGCTGCCGCCCGAGGCACGCGCCTACCGACAGCCCGACGGAAGCTCCGGGATCCGCTCGCTGGTGGTGTTCGGCCTGCTTGTATCCGCCGTATCCATGGCATTCGGCCTAAGCTACGGCGACATCCTCAGTGCGATCAAGGGCGAGGACGTCACCCCCGCGCTGGACGAAACCATCGTCATCGCACTGACGGGCGGCACCCTGCTTGCGCTGGTGGGCGCGCTGATCAACAAGGCCCTTGGTCTCGGCCTGCTGTCGCGCATCACCGAGCGCGTGACCTTCGTGCTGATCCCGCCGCTGGCGCTGATCTTCCTGGTGCTCGGCACGATCTTTCTCGGCATCGCGACGCCGACCGAAGGCGGCGCGATGGGCGCGGTCGGCGGCATGATCATGGCGTGGGCGCGCGGCAAGCTCGACATGGGGCTGCTCAAGCACGCGCTGGAGTCGACGGCCCGCCTGTCCTGCTTCGTGCTGTTCATCCTGATCGGCTCGACCATCTTCAGCTTCACCTTCACCGCGGTCGATGGCCAGATCTGGGTCGAGCACCTGTTCGACAAGCTGCCGGGCGGCGAGATCGGCTTCCTCGTCTTCGTCAACACGGTCATCTTCATCCTCGGCTTCTTCATCGACTTCTTCGAGATCGCATTCATCCTGGTGCCGCTGCTGGCGCCGGTGGCCGACAAGATGGGGATCGACCTGGTGTGGTTCGGCGTGCTGCTGGCAATGAACCTGCAGACCTCGTTCCTTACGCCGCCGTTCGGCTTTGCGCTGTTCTACCTGCGCAGCGTGGCACCGGCCAAGGATTACCTTGACCGGATCACGAACAAGCGCATCGCCGGCGTGAAGACGATGGACATCTATCGCGGCGCCATCCCCTTCGTGATCATCCAGATCGCAATGGTCGCAGCACTGATCGCCTTCCCGGGCCTGGTCACCTTCGGCCTGGACAAGAAGATCGAAGTCGATCTCGACACCATCGAGATCAATGTCCAGAGCGGCAGCGAAGGCGGTGGTGGCTGGGGTCAGCAAAGCGACACCTGGGGCGGTGGCGGCGCAGCACCGGCCGACGACGGCGGTGCGGCCAGCGAGCCCGCACCCGCCGACGGGCAAGCGCCCGCCGACAGCGGCACTCAATCCAGCGAAGGGTTCGGCACCAACCAGCGCGGCTGGTAA
- a CDS encoding TRAP transporter substrate-binding protein gives MERRKFLQGAGMAGILAAGTAPAIVHAQQQIRWRLASSFPKSLETVFGASEAFSKYVSDATGGKFVISVHPGGELVPPFGVVDAVQQGTIECAHTAPYYFFGKDETFAFDCTIPFGMTSRAMSAWMYAGNGMKLLREFYAQFNIVNFPMGNSGAQMGGWYRKEIKSVKDFEGLKFRVGGFGGRVLAKLGAVPQNIAAGEIYQALEKGTIDAAEWIGPYDDLRLGLHKVAQNYYYPAWWEGSTQFSLYINDKQWNGLSAEYKAIIEQASRAAHLECQARYDARNPTALKQLIAEGAKLSRFPKDFMDAAFKASREVYAELNDKNPNWKKVYPDYSRFLADQVQWESVAEGNYAQYLAAQKL, from the coding sequence GTGGAGCGTCGTAAATTCCTGCAGGGCGCCGGCATGGCCGGCATTCTGGCGGCCGGTACCGCACCGGCCATCGTCCACGCCCAGCAACAGATCCGCTGGCGCCTGGCCTCCAGCTTCCCGAAGTCGCTCGAAACCGTGTTCGGGGCGAGCGAAGCCTTTTCCAAGTACGTGTCCGATGCGACCGGCGGCAAGTTCGTGATCTCGGTCCATCCGGGCGGTGAACTGGTACCCCCCTTCGGCGTGGTCGACGCCGTGCAGCAGGGCACGATCGAGTGCGCCCACACCGCGCCCTACTACTTCTTCGGCAAGGACGAGACCTTCGCCTTCGACTGCACGATCCCGTTCGGCATGACCTCGCGCGCGATGAGCGCGTGGATGTACGCAGGCAACGGCATGAAGCTGCTGCGCGAGTTCTATGCGCAGTTCAATATTGTCAACTTCCCGATGGGTAACAGCGGCGCGCAGATGGGTGGCTGGTACCGCAAGGAAATCAAATCGGTGAAGGACTTCGAGGGCCTCAAGTTCCGCGTCGGCGGCTTCGGCGGTCGCGTGCTCGCCAAGCTTGGCGCCGTGCCACAGAACATCGCCGCGGGCGAGATTTACCAGGCCCTGGAGAAAGGCACGATCGATGCGGCCGAGTGGATCGGCCCCTACGACGACCTGCGCCTGGGCCTGCACAAGGTTGCGCAAAACTACTACTACCCCGCCTGGTGGGAGGGCAGCACCCAGTTCTCGCTCTACATCAACGACAAGCAGTGGAACGGGCTGTCGGCCGAGTACAAGGCCATCATCGAGCAGGCAAGCCGCGCAGCCCACCTCGAATGCCAGGCGCGCTACGACGCCCGCAACCCGACTGCGCTCAAGCAGCTCATCGCCGAAGGTGCCAAGCTGTCGCGCTTCCCGAAGGACTTCATGGATGCCGCGTTCAAGGCCTCCCGTGAAGTCTATGCCGAACTGAACGACAAGAACCCGAACTGGAAGAAGGTCTACCCCGACTACAGCCGCTTCCTGGCTGACCAGGTCCAGTGGGAGTCGGTTGCCGAAGGCAACTACGCCCAGTATCTGGCCGCCCAGAAGCTGTAA
- a CDS encoding TRAP transporter small permease subunit: MDALLRISGVIDAVSRFFGKFIIWLVLAATLISAANAIARKAFNIGSNAFLEIQWYLFGAVFLLGAGYAFLQNAHVRIDVIAGKLSMRTRMYIDIAGILIFLLPMCWFMIQFAWPVVQGAYESGEVSSNAGGLIRWPVYALVPVGFALLGLQAISELIKRFAFLQGKAPNPLLHGAHGGHDEAHAHNDEAKGEVQK, from the coding sequence ATGGACGCCCTTCTTCGCATTTCCGGTGTCATCGATGCCGTAAGCCGGTTCTTCGGCAAGTTCATCATCTGGCTAGTCTTGGCAGCGACGCTGATCAGCGCAGCCAACGCCATCGCCCGAAAGGCCTTCAACATCGGCTCGAACGCCTTCCTCGAGATCCAGTGGTACCTGTTCGGTGCCGTCTTCCTGCTCGGCGCCGGCTATGCGTTCCTGCAGAACGCGCACGTCCGCATCGATGTGATCGCGGGCAAGCTGTCGATGCGCACCCGCATGTACATCGATATCGCCGGCATCCTGATCTTCCTGCTGCCGATGTGCTGGTTCATGATCCAGTTCGCCTGGCCCGTCGTGCAGGGCGCCTACGAATCGGGCGAAGTCTCGTCCAACGCCGGCGGCCTGATCCGCTGGCCTGTCTACGCCCTGGTGCCGGTCGGCTTTGCGCTGCTCGGGCTGCAAGCCATCTCCGAACTCATCAAGCGCTTCGCTTTCCTGCAGGGCAAGGCGCCGAACCCGCTGCTGCACGGCGCGCACGGCGGGCACGACGAAGCCCACGCGCACAATGACGAGGCCAAGGGCGAGGTGCAGAAATGA
- a CDS encoding rhodanese-like domain-containing protein produces MEFLQQNWYWAALAAASGSWLMVELIRGRGDKSQISPVEATLLINREDAIVIDVREQGEYAQGHVPNARHIPMGDISRRSAEMEKWKNHPLILCCASGARSAAAGAQLRKAGFEKIYNLRGGMAEWEKAGQPISRKRK; encoded by the coding sequence GTGGAATTCCTGCAACAGAACTGGTACTGGGCCGCCCTGGCTGCCGCGAGCGGCAGCTGGCTGATGGTCGAACTGATCCGCGGCCGCGGTGACAAGAGCCAGATTTCCCCGGTCGAAGCGACCCTGCTGATCAACCGCGAGGACGCGATCGTCATCGACGTCCGCGAGCAGGGCGAATACGCCCAAGGGCACGTGCCCAACGCACGCCATATCCCGATGGGCGACATTTCGCGCCGCAGTGCCGAGATGGAGAAGTGGAAGAATCATCCGCTGATCCTGTGCTGCGCCAGCGGCGCTCGCTCGGCAGCGGCCGGCGCCCAGCTGCGCAAGGCCGGTTTCGAGAAGATCTACAACCTGCGCGGCGGCATGGCCGAATGGGAAAAGGCTGGCCAGCCCATCAGCCGCAAACGGAAATGA
- the nrdR gene encoding transcriptional regulator NrdR, translating into MKCPFCADPNTQVTDTRENEDGDVVRRRRRCVKCDKRFTTYERIDLKMPHIVKRNGNRTEFDHAKLAGSMKLALRKRPVTIEDIDAAVDRIEARLLSMGEQEVPSEKIGELVMKELKKLDKVAYIRFASVYRNFADVDEFSEVIREVQARPRRSKTGKAGPDPEHDLFGS; encoded by the coding sequence ATGAAATGCCCCTTCTGCGCTGACCCCAACACCCAGGTCACCGACACACGCGAGAACGAGGACGGCGACGTCGTCAGGCGCCGTCGTCGCTGCGTGAAGTGCGACAAGCGCTTCACCACCTACGAGCGCATCGATCTCAAGATGCCGCACATCGTCAAGCGTAACGGCAATCGCACCGAGTTCGACCACGCCAAGCTCGCCGGCAGCATGAAGCTGGCGCTGCGCAAGCGCCCGGTGACGATCGAGGACATCGACGCTGCGGTGGACCGCATCGAGGCGCGCCTGCTGTCGATGGGCGAGCAGGAGGTGCCGAGCGAAAAGATCGGCGAACTGGTGATGAAGGAGCTCAAGAAGCTCGACAAGGTCGCCTACATCCGCTTCGCATCCGTCTATCGCAACTTCGCCGACGTGGACGAGTTCTCCGAGGTCATCCGCGAAGTGCAGGCGCGTCCGCGCCGCAGCAAGACCGGCAAGGCCGGTCCGGATCCCGAACATGACCTTTTCGGCAGCTGA
- a CDS encoding S41 family peptidase, whose amino-acid sequence MRSKLKQLGLVMTGVFAGVMLSLNFSANADRTTQVPLPVEELRAYADVFNAIKQGYVEPVEDKKLIVDSISGMLSGLDPHSAYLDAEAFKDLQVGTQGEFGGLGIEVGMEDGFVKVISPIEDTPAFRAGVQAGDLIVKLDETPVKGMSLNDAVKRMRGKPRTDITLTIMRKGESRPIVLTLTREVIKVQSVKSKLVEPGYAYLRVAQFQENTAAAVVEHLGKLTTEGPLSGLVLDLRNDPGGLLHGAVGVSAAFLPAGELVVSTDGRTEDAKREYRATPEDYLRGSRDDFLRRLPAGAKDVPMVVLVNGGSASASEIVAGALQDHKRAVVMGTQTFGKGSVQTILPLNNSTAIKLTTARYYTPSGRSIQAKGIEPDIVVEESANGSSRRVREADLQGHLGNDKDPDAEQKAKQEAGQNNGDDEAEPVRFELASKDDHQLMQAINLLKGLQIVQNKKP is encoded by the coding sequence ATGCGCAGCAAGCTGAAACAGCTCGGCCTTGTCATGACTGGCGTGTTCGCCGGCGTGATGCTCAGTCTCAATTTCTCCGCCAATGCCGACCGCACGACGCAGGTGCCGCTGCCGGTCGAGGAGTTGCGCGCGTATGCAGACGTGTTCAATGCGATCAAGCAGGGCTACGTAGAGCCGGTCGAGGACAAGAAGCTGATCGTCGATTCGATCAGCGGCATGCTGTCGGGTCTCGATCCGCATTCGGCCTATCTCGACGCCGAGGCCTTCAAGGATCTGCAGGTCGGCACGCAGGGCGAGTTCGGCGGGCTCGGCATCGAAGTCGGCATGGAGGACGGGTTCGTCAAGGTGATCTCGCCGATCGAGGACACGCCCGCCTTCCGCGCCGGCGTCCAGGCGGGTGACCTGATCGTCAAGCTCGACGAAACGCCGGTCAAGGGCATGAGCCTGAACGATGCGGTCAAGCGCATGCGCGGCAAACCCAGGACGGACATCACGCTGACGATCATGCGCAAGGGCGAGAGCCGTCCCATCGTGCTGACCCTGACGCGCGAAGTCATCAAGGTGCAGAGCGTGAAATCCAAGCTCGTCGAGCCGGGCTACGCGTACCTGCGCGTCGCCCAGTTCCAGGAGAACACCGCAGCGGCGGTGGTCGAGCACCTGGGCAAGCTGACGACCGAAGGCCCCTTGTCCGGCCTGGTGCTCGATCTGCGCAATGATCCGGGCGGTCTGCTCCATGGCGCAGTGGGTGTGTCGGCGGCCTTCCTGCCGGCCGGAGAACTGGTCGTGTCGACCGACGGGCGCACCGAGGATGCCAAGCGCGAGTACCGCGCGACCCCCGAGGACTACCTGCGTGGCTCGCGCGACGACTTCCTGCGCCGGCTGCCGGCTGGTGCGAAGGACGTGCCGATGGTGGTGCTGGTCAATGGTGGCTCGGCTTCGGCGTCCGAGATCGTGGCCGGGGCGCTGCAGGACCACAAGCGTGCCGTCGTGATGGGTACGCAGACCTTCGGCAAGGGGTCGGTACAGACCATCCTGCCGCTCAACAACAGTACCGCGATCAAGCTCACGACCGCCCGGTACTACACGCCGAGCGGCCGTTCGATCCAGGCCAAGGGTATCGAGCCGGATATCGTCGTCGAGGAAAGCGCGAATGGCTCCAGCCGCCGTGTGCGCGAGGCCGACCTGCAGGGTCACCTGGGCAACGACAAGGATCCGGATGCCGAGCAGAAGGCGAAGCAGGAAGCAGGGCAGAACAACGGCGACGACGAGGCCGAGCCGGTCCGTTTCGAGCTCGCCAGCAAGGACGATCACCAGCTGATGCAGGCGATCAACCTTCTCAAGGGCCTGCAGATCGTCCAGAATAAAAAGCCATAA
- the glyA gene encoding serine hydroxymethyltransferase: MFSSQDTLAKVDPELWSAIQAENKRQEDHIELIASENYVSHAVMEAQGSQLTNKYAEGYPGKRYYGGCEHVDVAEQLAIERLKTLFGAEAANVQPNSGSQANQAVLMAFAKPGDTIMGMSLAEGGHLTHGMPLNMSGKWFNVVAYGLNEKEEIDYDAMERLAREHKPKIIIAGASAYALRIDFERFAKIAKEVGAIFWVDMAHYAGLIAAGFYPNPVPHADVVTSTTHKTLRGPRGGIILMKAEHEKALNSAIFPGLQGGPLMHVIAAKAVAFKEAATPEFRNYQEQVIANARVMARVLSEERGLRIVSGRTESHVFLVDLRNKKITGKAAEAVLGSAHITVNKNSIPNDPEKPFTTSGIRIGSPAMTTRGFTEIEAEKIAHLIADVLDAPEDQAVIERVRGQVASLCAKFPVYGK; this comes from the coding sequence ATGTTCTCCTCGCAAGACACCCTCGCCAAAGTCGATCCCGAGCTGTGGTCCGCCATCCAGGCCGAAAACAAGCGCCAGGAAGACCACATCGAACTGATCGCCTCCGAAAACTACGTTTCCCACGCGGTGATGGAAGCCCAGGGCTCCCAACTCACCAACAAGTACGCCGAGGGCTATCCCGGCAAGCGCTACTACGGTGGTTGCGAGCACGTCGACGTCGCAGAACAGCTGGCCATCGAGCGCCTGAAGACGCTGTTCGGCGCCGAAGCCGCGAACGTGCAGCCGAACTCCGGCTCGCAGGCCAACCAGGCCGTGCTGATGGCCTTCGCCAAGCCGGGCGACACCATCATGGGCATGAGCCTGGCCGAAGGCGGCCACCTTACCCATGGCATGCCGCTGAACATGTCGGGCAAATGGTTCAACGTCGTCGCCTACGGTCTCAACGAAAAGGAAGAGATCGATTACGACGCGATGGAGCGCCTCGCACGCGAGCACAAGCCGAAGATCATCATCGCCGGCGCCTCGGCCTACGCACTGCGCATCGATTTCGAGCGCTTCGCCAAGATTGCCAAGGAAGTCGGCGCGATCTTCTGGGTCGACATGGCGCACTACGCCGGCCTGATCGCCGCGGGCTTCTACCCCAACCCGGTACCGCACGCCGACGTCGTCACCTCGACCACCCACAAGACCCTGCGAGGCCCGCGCGGCGGCATCATCCTGATGAAGGCCGAGCACGAGAAGGCCCTCAACTCGGCCATTTTCCCCGGCCTGCAGGGCGGCCCGCTGATGCACGTGATCGCCGCCAAGGCAGTGGCCTTCAAGGAAGCCGCCACGCCCGAGTTCCGCAACTACCAGGAACAGGTGATCGCCAACGCCCGCGTGATGGCCCGCGTGCTGTCGGAGGAGCGCGGCCTGCGCATCGTTTCCGGCCGCACCGAGAGCCACGTCTTCCTGGTCGACCTGCGCAACAAGAAGATCACCGGCAAGGCCGCCGAAGCCGTGCTGGGCAGCGCCCACATCACGGTGAACAAGAACTCGATCCCGAACGACCCGGAAAAGCCATTCACCACCTCGGGCATCCGCATCGGCTCGCCGGCGATGACCACCCGTGGCTTCACCGAGATCGAGGCCGAGAAGATCGCCCACCTGATCGCCGACGTGCTCGACGCACCGGAAGACCAGGCGGTGATCGAGCGCGTGCGTGGCCAGGTGGCCAGTCTGTGCGCGAAGTTCCCGGTCTACGGCAAGTAA
- a CDS encoding HesA/MoeB/ThiF family protein, with product MNDDQLLRYSRHILLPEIGVEGQEAILNAKVLVIGAGGLGSPVAMYLAAAGVGKLVIADNDTVDLTNLQRQIMHSTEMVGHPKVESARASLQRINPLANVVPLHTRLEDAALDEQVAAADLVLDCCDNFATRHAVNRACVKHRKPLVSGAAIRFDGQVSVFDMRDPEAACYHCLFPEGEDIEEVRCAVMGVFSPIVGMIGTTQAAEALKLIVGCGTPLTGRLLLLDGLAMEWRSVGFGRDPGCAVCGSTQR from the coding sequence ATGAATGACGACCAGCTGCTGCGCTATAGCCGCCACATCCTGTTGCCCGAGATCGGGGTGGAGGGGCAGGAGGCCATCCTCAATGCGAAGGTGCTCGTGATCGGCGCAGGTGGACTGGGGTCGCCGGTTGCCATGTATCTGGCCGCCGCCGGCGTGGGCAAGCTGGTGATCGCAGACAACGATACGGTCGATCTCACCAACCTGCAGCGCCAGATCATGCATTCGACCGAGATGGTCGGGCACCCCAAGGTCGAGTCGGCACGAGCCAGCCTGCAGCGCATCAACCCGCTTGCCAACGTCGTGCCGCTGCATACGCGGCTCGAGGATGCGGCGCTCGACGAGCAGGTCGCCGCAGCGGATTTGGTGCTCGACTGTTGCGACAATTTCGCAACCCGGCATGCGGTCAATCGTGCCTGCGTGAAGCACCGCAAACCCCTGGTTTCCGGGGCCGCTATCCGCTTCGATGGGCAGGTGTCGGTGTTCGACATGCGCGATCCGGAGGCGGCCTGCTATCACTGCCTGTTCCCCGAAGGCGAGGACATCGAGGAGGTGCGCTGCGCCGTGATGGGCGTGTTTTCTCCCATTGTCGGCATGATCGGGACGACGCAGGCAGCAGAGGCGCTCAAGCTGATCGTCGGTTGCGGAACGCCGCTCACGGGGCGCTTGCTGCTGCTCGATGGCCTGGCGATGGAGTGGCGCAGCGTCGGCTTCGGGCGCGACCCCGGTTGCGCCGTCTGTGGTTCGACGCAGCGTTAG
- a CDS encoding murein hydrolase activator EnvC family protein: MSLAGRRYLAALVVGCTLASGVVPTAVLAQAGGEIADKRSDLDDLKKRIRELQQEMSRTEANRSGAAKAVADSEREVSRAQRRALQLERERAEAETRLVALEQAQRDVEGRIAARREELAEWLRRHYVNGAADSVAPLLSARDPNQLARDAYYLEHLGRARLTLLEAMRADLRDTEQRAQEIVARRDRLATLEADQRAQRAQLEASLVQRKDALAALSKQLQTQKREVATLREDEQRLARVIDTLVKRAREAAAREAARRQAEQRAAERRAAEERAAAARAAAQAQASAGSAPAPASRAPAPAPKRVEPVVGEVRNSAGATPTGVRFAQLRGQLRFPVRGELVGRFGAPRAEGGTTWKGVFIRAGTGADVRAVAGGEVVYSDWLRGYGNLIIVDHGGDYLSVYGNNDALLKEVGDAVAGGDAIASVGTSGGGGESGLYFELRHQGRPLDPMQWVRLN; encoded by the coding sequence ATGAGCCTGGCCGGTCGTCGCTATTTGGCAGCCCTTGTTGTCGGCTGCACGCTGGCGTCGGGCGTCGTGCCGACGGCGGTGCTGGCGCAGGCCGGCGGCGAGATCGCCGACAAGCGCTCCGATCTCGACGATCTGAAGAAGCGCATCCGCGAGTTGCAGCAGGAGATGTCGCGCACCGAGGCGAACCGCTCGGGTGCCGCGAAGGCCGTTGCCGATTCCGAGCGCGAGGTCTCGCGCGCCCAGCGTCGTGCCCTCCAGCTCGAACGTGAGCGCGCCGAGGCCGAAACCCGGCTGGTGGCGCTCGAGCAGGCGCAGCGCGACGTCGAGGGGCGGATTGCCGCGCGGCGCGAGGAGCTGGCCGAATGGCTTCGCCGGCACTACGTGAATGGCGCGGCCGACAGCGTGGCGCCCTTGCTGTCGGCCCGGGATCCCAATCAGCTTGCCCGCGACGCCTATTATCTCGAGCATCTCGGCCGGGCCAGGCTCACCCTGCTCGAGGCGATGCGCGCTGATCTGCGCGACACGGAGCAGCGGGCGCAGGAGATCGTCGCCCGTCGTGATCGTCTCGCGACGCTGGAGGCCGACCAGCGCGCCCAGCGCGCGCAGCTCGAGGCGAGCCTCGTGCAGCGCAAGGATGCGCTCGCCGCCCTGTCCAAGCAGTTGCAGACGCAGAAGCGGGAAGTCGCGACGCTGCGCGAGGACGAGCAGCGTCTAGCGCGCGTGATCGACACGCTGGTCAAGCGTGCGCGCGAGGCCGCGGCGCGGGAGGCGGCACGACGCCAGGCTGAGCAGCGTGCGGCCGAACGCAGGGCCGCCGAGGAACGGGCGGCGGCAGCGCGCGCTGCGGCACAGGCGCAGGCCAGCGCGGGAAGCGCCCCGGCGCCGGCCAGCCGTGCGCCAGCCCCCGCGCCGAAGCGGGTCGAGCCCGTTGTCGGGGAAGTCCGCAACAGTGCCGGCGCGACACCGACCGGCGTGCGCTTCGCCCAGCTCCGCGGCCAGTTGCGCTTTCCCGTACGCGGAGAACTCGTGGGGCGCTTTGGTGCTCCAAGGGCCGAAGGTGGTACGACCTGGAAGGGGGTATTCATCCGGGCTGGCACCGGTGCAGACGTCAGGGCCGTCGCCGGCGGGGAGGTGGTGTATTCCGACTGGCTGCGGGGCTATGGCAACCTGATCATCGTCGACCACGGCGGCGACTATCTTTCGGTGTACGGCAACAACGATGCCCTGCTGAAAGAGGTCGGCGATGCGGTGGCCGGTGGCGACGCCATTGCCAGCGTGGGCACCAGCGGAGGGGGCGGGGAATCGGGTTTATACTTCGAACTCCGCCATCAGGGTCGTCCGCTCGATCCGATGCAGTGGGTGCGACTCAACTAG
- the ribD gene encoding bifunctional diaminohydroxyphosphoribosylaminopyrimidine deaminase/5-amino-6-(5-phosphoribosylamino)uracil reductase RibD, with translation MTFSAADHAAMARALQLAALGLNTTAPNPRVGCVLVRDGVTVGEGWHRRAGEAHAEVHAIRQAGEAARGATAYVTLEPCSHFGRTPPCADALIDAGVSRVVVAMEDPNPLVAGRGLARLRAAGIVTEHGLLEDDARELNIGFVARMTRGRPWLRLKAATTLDGKTALQNGVSQWITGPQARRDGHTWRARACAVLTGIGTVKEDDPQLTVRDVPCERQPLRILIDARLDVSPTARILQGEPILIATASENPARLAELSAAGHRLIVLPNPAGKVDLPRLMSELGALGLNEIHAEAGFKLNGSLLREGCVDELLLYLAPMLVGDAAHGLFNLAALSRLEDAPQLELRDVRQVGRDIRLIARLPRA, from the coding sequence ATGACCTTTTCGGCAGCTGACCATGCTGCCATGGCGCGCGCGCTACAGCTCGCCGCCCTGGGTCTGAACACCACCGCGCCAAATCCGCGCGTGGGCTGCGTGCTCGTTCGCGACGGCGTCACGGTCGGCGAAGGCTGGCATCGGCGAGCGGGCGAGGCCCACGCCGAAGTCCATGCCATCCGCCAGGCCGGCGAGGCCGCACGGGGCGCCACCGCCTACGTCACGCTCGAGCCCTGCTCCCATTTCGGTCGCACCCCGCCGTGCGCAGACGCACTGATCGATGCAGGCGTCTCACGCGTCGTCGTCGCCATGGAAGACCCCAACCCGCTCGTCGCCGGCCGCGGCCTGGCACGCCTGCGTGCAGCCGGCATTGTGACCGAGCACGGCCTGCTGGAGGACGACGCGCGCGAACTGAACATCGGCTTCGTGGCCCGCATGACACGGGGCCGCCCGTGGCTGCGCCTGAAGGCCGCGACCACCCTCGATGGCAAGACGGCGCTGCAGAATGGCGTCAGCCAGTGGATCACCGGCCCCCAGGCACGACGCGATGGCCACACCTGGCGCGCCCGCGCCTGCGCGGTACTAACCGGCATCGGCACGGTCAAGGAAGACGACCCCCAACTGACGGTGCGCGACGTGCCCTGCGAGCGCCAGCCGCTGCGCATCCTGATCGACGCCCGGCTGGACGTGTCGCCCACCGCCCGCATCCTGCAGGGCGAACCGATCCTGATCGCCACCGCCAGCGAGAACCCCGCTCGCCTTGCCGAACTGTCGGCCGCCGGCCACCGCCTGATCGTGTTGCCCAACCCGGCAGGCAAGGTCGACCTACCCCGGCTGATGAGCGAACTGGGGGCCCTCGGACTCAACGAGATCCACGCCGAGGCGGGCTTCAAGCTCAACGGCTCCCTGCTGCGCGAGGGCTGCGTGGACGAGCTGCTCCTCTACCTGGCGCCGATGCTGGTTGGCGACGCGGCCCACGGCCTTTTCAACCTGGCCGCACTCAGCAGGCTGGAAGATGCACCCCAGCTGGAGTTGCGCGACGTCCGCCAGGTCGGACGCGACATCCGCCTGATCGCCCGCCTGCCCCGCGCCTAA
- a CDS encoding ArsR/SmtB family transcription factor: MNKDDIFTLIDKHEHIETAARALKAIAHPLRLKILCVLGEGEVCVQDIVDAVGTSQSNISQHLAILRDKDVLQTRKDANRVFYRVGDPRTLQLVSLMREVFCGVDKDDN, translated from the coding sequence GTGAACAAAGACGACATTTTCACGCTCATCGACAAGCATGAGCACATCGAGACCGCCGCGCGCGCGCTCAAGGCCATCGCCCATCCCTTGCGGCTCAAGATCCTGTGCGTGCTCGGCGAAGGCGAAGTCTGCGTGCAGGACATCGTCGATGCGGTGGGCACCTCGCAAAGCAACATCTCCCAGCACCTGGCCATCCTGCGGGACAAGGACGTGTTGCAGACGCGCAAGGATGCGAACCGCGTCTTCTATCGCGTGGGCGACCCCCGCACGCTGCAGCTTGTCTCCCTGATGCGGGAAGTCTTCTGCGGCGTCGACAAGGACGACAACTAA